In Rhodanobacter humi, the following are encoded in one genomic region:
- a CDS encoding cysteine hydrolase family protein, whose translation MTEVQQPRRALVVVDVQNEYESGGLRIAYPPVADSLRRIGEAMDAARAAGIPVVVVQQMAPADAPLFAEGTHGWQLHEVVAGRPRQHFVQKKLPSAFAGTDLAAWLAASGIDTLVVAGYMTHNCNDTTIKHAFDAGLAVEFLMDASGSVPYANRAGSATAEEIHRVFAVVEQSRYAAVMTTDEWIGHLAAGTVPERDTIHASHQRALAQLAAAA comes from the coding sequence ATGACCGAAGTCCAGCAACCGCGCCGCGCCCTCGTCGTGGTCGACGTGCAGAACGAATACGAGAGCGGCGGCCTGCGCATCGCGTATCCGCCGGTCGCCGATTCGTTGCGCCGTATCGGTGAAGCGATGGACGCCGCCCGTGCCGCCGGCATCCCGGTGGTCGTGGTGCAGCAGATGGCACCCGCCGACGCCCCGCTGTTTGCCGAAGGCACGCATGGTTGGCAATTGCACGAGGTGGTCGCCGGCCGGCCGCGCCAGCACTTCGTGCAGAAGAAGCTGCCCAGCGCGTTCGCGGGCACCGATCTCGCCGCGTGGCTGGCCGCGAGCGGCATCGACACGCTCGTCGTGGCCGGCTACATGACCCACAACTGCAACGACACCACGATCAAGCACGCCTTCGATGCGGGGCTGGCGGTGGAATTCCTGATGGATGCCTCCGGCAGCGTGCCCTATGCGAACCGCGCCGGCAGCGCCACGGCGGAGGAGATCCACCGCGTGTTCGCGGTGGTGGAGCAGTCGCGCTACGCCGCGGTGATGACGACCGACGAATGGATCGGCCACCTCGCTGCAGGCACCGTGCCGGAGCGCGACACCATCCACGCCTCGCACCAGCGGGCGCTGGCGCAGCTGGCCGCGGCGGCCTGA
- the hemC gene encoding hydroxymethylbilane synthase translates to MTPNTLRIATRKSALALWQAEHVAALLRAAHPGLAVELVPLSTRGDEILDQPLATIGGKGLFLKELEVAMLEGRADLAVHSLKDVPAELEPGFALPAILPRADAADAFVSNDCADLATLPPGAKVGTSSLRRQAQLRALRPDLELLDLRGNVGTRLAKLDAGRYDAIVLACAGLERLGLAARIRSRLAAPDWLPAPGQAAIAIEARADQPATLALLAVLDDADTRQEVGAERAMNQALGGSCTVPVGAWCTLTERGLHLRGLVGDAASGRLLHAQADGEDAEALGRAVAAALFAQGAAEFLGA, encoded by the coding sequence ATGACCCCGAACACCTTGCGCATCGCCACCCGCAAGAGCGCGCTCGCGCTGTGGCAGGCCGAGCACGTGGCGGCGCTGCTGCGCGCGGCGCATCCGGGGCTGGCGGTGGAGCTGGTGCCGCTGTCCACCCGCGGCGACGAGATCCTCGACCAGCCACTGGCGACGATCGGCGGCAAGGGGCTGTTCCTGAAGGAACTGGAAGTGGCGATGCTGGAAGGCCGCGCCGACCTCGCCGTGCATTCGCTGAAGGATGTGCCGGCCGAACTGGAGCCGGGTTTCGCGCTGCCGGCGATCCTGCCGCGCGCGGATGCGGCGGACGCCTTCGTCAGCAACGACTGTGCCGACCTCGCCACCTTGCCGCCGGGCGCGAAGGTGGGCACGTCCTCGCTGCGCCGGCAGGCGCAGCTGCGCGCGCTGCGGCCGGACCTGGAACTGCTGGATTTGCGCGGCAACGTGGGCACGCGGCTGGCGAAGCTGGATGCCGGCCGTTACGACGCGATCGTGCTGGCCTGCGCGGGGCTGGAGCGGCTGGGCCTGGCCGCGCGCATCCGCAGCCGGCTGGCCGCGCCGGACTGGCTGCCGGCACCGGGGCAGGCGGCGATCGCGATCGAGGCGCGCGCCGACCAGCCGGCCACGCTGGCCCTGCTCGCGGTGCTGGACGACGCCGACACGCGGCAGGAGGTCGGCGCCGAGCGCGCGATGAACCAGGCGCTGGGCGGCAGCTGTACGGTGCCGGTGGGCGCATGGTGCACGCTCACCGAACGCGGCCTGCACCTGCGCGGACTGGTGGGCGACGCGGCCAGCGGCCGCCTGCTGCACGCGCAGGCGGACGGCGAGGATGCCGAGGCGCTGGGCCGCGCGGTGGCCGCGGCGCTGTTCGCGCAGGGCGCCGCGGAGTTCCTGGGCGCATAG
- a CDS encoding alpha/beta hydrolase codes for MSELLPAIEHETAASPRYSVIWLHGLGADGHDFAPIVPELVAADWPALRFVFPHAPVRPVTVNGGMPMRAWYDIVGFDLLAQQDEAGIRASIAATEALIARENARGVPDERIFLAGFSQGGAIALAAGLRHASRLAGIVALSTYLPIADTLAAERSAANAAVPIFQAHGSFDPVVIPPRGSASRDLLQGLGYRVDWHSYPMAHAVCAEEIADLRRWLGARLG; via the coding sequence ATGTCCGAGCTGCTCCCCGCCATCGAACACGAAACCGCCGCCAGCCCCCGCTACAGCGTGATCTGGCTGCACGGCCTGGGTGCGGACGGCCACGATTTCGCGCCTATCGTGCCGGAGCTGGTGGCGGCGGACTGGCCGGCGCTGCGCTTCGTGTTTCCGCATGCGCCGGTGCGGCCGGTGACGGTGAACGGCGGCATGCCGATGCGCGCCTGGTACGACATCGTCGGCTTCGACTTGCTGGCGCAGCAGGACGAGGCGGGCATCCGCGCCTCGATCGCCGCCACCGAGGCGCTGATCGCGCGCGAGAACGCGCGTGGCGTGCCCGACGAGCGGATCTTCCTCGCCGGCTTCTCGCAGGGCGGCGCGATCGCGCTGGCCGCGGGTTTGCGCCATGCATCGCGGTTGGCTGGCATCGTGGCGCTGTCCACCTACCTGCCGATCGCCGACACGCTGGCCGCCGAGCGCAGCGCGGCGAACGCGGCGGTGCCAATCTTCCAGGCGCACGGCAGCTTCGATCCGGTGGTGATCCCGCCGCGCGGCAGTGCCAGCCGCGATCTGCTGCAAGGCCTGGGCTATCGCGTGGACTGGCACAGCTATCCGATGGCGCACGCGGTCTGCGCCGAGGAAATCGCCGACCTGCGCCGCTGGCTGGGCGCGAGATTGGGCTGA
- a CDS encoding LytR/AlgR family response regulator transcription factor, which translates to MRVLIVDDEPLARMRLATLLGECEGAELAGSVGDGEAALAALAELQPDLLLLDINMPGLDGLALAARLAGRARPQVVFCTAYENHALHAFELDAVDYLLKPVRLERLRGALQRARKRLADAPRAATAWLHARVRDEQVRVALDEVICLLAEEKYVCVRHTGGELLIDESLRQLEEAYPEQLIRLHRNCLVPPARLLGLKPLSDGRVLARLAGTDFSPEVSRRNLPALRKLLRMG; encoded by the coding sequence ATGCGCGTGCTGATCGTCGATGACGAACCGCTGGCGCGCATGCGCCTCGCCACGCTGCTGGGCGAGTGCGAAGGCGCCGAGCTGGCCGGCAGCGTGGGCGACGGCGAGGCCGCGCTTGCCGCGCTCGCCGAACTGCAGCCCGACCTGCTGCTGCTCGACATCAACATGCCCGGCCTCGACGGCCTGGCGCTGGCCGCGCGGCTGGCCGGACGCGCGCGGCCGCAGGTGGTGTTCTGCACCGCCTACGAGAACCACGCGCTGCACGCCTTCGAGCTGGACGCGGTGGATTACCTGCTGAAGCCGGTGCGGCTGGAACGCCTGCGCGGGGCGCTGCAGCGCGCGCGCAAGCGACTGGCGGACGCGCCGCGTGCCGCCACCGCGTGGCTGCACGCGCGCGTGCGCGACGAGCAGGTGCGCGTGGCGCTGGACGAGGTGATCTGCCTGCTCGCCGAGGAGAAGTACGTGTGCGTGCGGCACACCGGCGGCGAGCTGCTGATCGACGAATCGCTGCGCCAGCTGGAGGAGGCCTACCCCGAACAGTTGATCCGCCTGCACCGCAACTGCCTGGTGCCGCCCGCCCGCCTGCTGGGCCTGAAACCGCTGTCCGACGGCCGCGTGCTGGCCCGCCTCGCCGGCACCGACTTCAGCCCCGAGGTGAGCCGGCGCAACCTGCCGGCGCTGCGCAAGCTGCTCAGGATGGGGTGA
- a CDS encoding sensor histidine kinase, with the protein MREPFFRHPDEPSPLPDFCSLPVLFTLLVTGALAATVVWLAAGDHRDLSGYSVGILFVTWLALVIGVVLCLLRTWLQRLPGHLPYLAAWLLMMPIVGAASWMAHGLDEALQMGLLRDGAAAFVRDNVLIAALLGAAILRYFYVAAQWRLRLAAVSRAQVEALQARIRPHFLFNSMNTVAALIPLDPAAAERTVEDLAELFRAALGQHEGLDERGDGTLGEELALLDRYLAIEQLRLGERLRVERALDDLPQAFPLPRLLLQPLVENAVRHGIQPLREGGTVTLRGRRDGAAIVIEIANPLSSAPARSGNGHGLDNVRRRVAFRYGPRAAVQAGAQGERYVVSLRLPFETKGNDDARADRR; encoded by the coding sequence ATGCGCGAGCCCTTCTTTCGCCACCCCGACGAACCCAGCCCGCTGCCGGACTTCTGCAGCCTGCCGGTGCTGTTCACCCTGCTGGTGACCGGCGCGCTGGCTGCGACGGTGGTGTGGCTGGCCGCGGGCGACCATCGCGACCTCTCCGGCTACAGCGTGGGCATCCTGTTCGTGACCTGGCTGGCGCTGGTGATCGGCGTGGTGCTGTGCCTGCTGCGCACGTGGCTGCAACGGCTGCCGGGACACCTGCCCTACCTTGCCGCGTGGTTGCTGATGATGCCGATCGTGGGCGCGGCGAGCTGGATGGCGCACGGGCTGGACGAGGCGCTCCAAATGGGCCTGCTGCGCGACGGCGCGGCGGCCTTCGTGCGCGACAACGTGCTGATCGCCGCCCTGCTCGGCGCGGCGATCCTGCGCTACTTCTACGTGGCCGCGCAGTGGCGGCTGCGCCTCGCCGCGGTGAGCCGGGCGCAGGTGGAGGCGTTGCAGGCGCGCATCCGCCCGCACTTCCTGTTCAACAGCATGAACACCGTGGCGGCGCTGATCCCGCTCGACCCGGCAGCGGCCGAGCGCACGGTGGAGGACCTGGCCGAGCTGTTCCGCGCCGCACTGGGCCAGCACGAGGGCCTGGACGAACGGGGCGACGGCACGTTGGGCGAGGAACTGGCCCTGCTCGACCGCTACCTCGCGATCGAGCAGCTGCGCCTGGGCGAACGCCTGCGCGTCGAGCGCGCACTGGACGACCTGCCGCAGGCGTTCCCGCTGCCGCGCCTGCTGTTGCAGCCGCTGGTGGAGAACGCGGTGCGCCACGGCATCCAGCCGCTGCGCGAAGGCGGCACGGTGACGTTGCGCGGGCGGCGCGACGGCGCAGCCATCGTGATCGAGATCGCCAACCCGTTGTCGTCCGCGCCCGCCCGCAGTGGCAACGGCCATGGCCTGGACAACGTGCGCCGGCGCGTGGCGTTCCGCTACGGCCCGCGCGCCGCGGTGCAGGCGGGGGCGCAGGGCGAGCGCTACGTGGTGAGCCTGCGGCTGCCGTTCGAGACGAAGGGGAATGACGATGCGCGTGCTGATCGTCGATGA
- a CDS encoding GlxA family transcriptional regulator has translation MTTKQRVAVVAFDGIRPFHLSVPCAVFGETADAEPSPFELRVCAAEPGELRSQAGFGIVTKHSLRALAWADIVVVPSWRDPHETPPAPLLAALRRAHARGALIVGLCVGAFVLAEAGLLDGRRATTHWRWATRFAACYPQVRLDPDVLYVDEGDVLTSAGTAAGIDCCLHVLRQRLGAEAANRMARTLVVPPHRQGNQAQYIEQPVLATSRDTPLTKTLDWAARHLDAAHSLDSLAVRAAMSRRSFTRHFRQHTGTTVGQWLLTQRLALAQRLLETTAQPIERIAERAGFGTALSMRQHFGAALHTTPSLYRREFRGR, from the coding sequence ATGACGACGAAGCAGCGCGTGGCGGTGGTGGCGTTCGACGGCATCCGGCCATTCCACCTGTCGGTGCCGTGCGCGGTGTTCGGCGAGACCGCCGACGCGGAGCCGTCGCCGTTCGAGCTGCGCGTGTGCGCGGCCGAGCCGGGCGAACTGCGCAGCCAGGCCGGCTTCGGCATCGTGACCAAACACAGCCTGCGCGCGCTGGCCTGGGCCGACATCGTGGTGGTGCCGTCGTGGCGCGATCCGCACGAAACGCCGCCCGCGCCGCTACTGGCCGCGCTGCGGCGGGCGCACGCGCGCGGCGCGCTGATCGTGGGCTTGTGCGTGGGCGCCTTCGTGCTGGCCGAGGCCGGCCTGCTCGACGGCCGCCGCGCCACCACGCACTGGCGTTGGGCCACGCGCTTCGCCGCGTGCTACCCGCAGGTGCGGCTCGATCCCGACGTGCTGTACGTGGACGAGGGCGACGTGCTCACCTCGGCCGGCACCGCCGCCGGCATCGACTGCTGCCTGCACGTGCTGCGCCAGCGCCTGGGCGCGGAAGCGGCGAACCGCATGGCGCGCACCCTGGTGGTGCCGCCGCACCGGCAGGGCAACCAGGCGCAATACATCGAGCAACCGGTGCTGGCCACGTCGCGCGACACGCCGCTGACCAAGACGCTGGACTGGGCCGCGCGCCACCTCGACGCCGCGCACAGCCTCGACTCGCTGGCCGTGCGCGCCGCGATGAGCCGGCGCAGCTTCACCCGTCACTTCCGCCAGCACACCGGCACCACCGTGGGCCAGTGGCTGCTGACGCAGCGGCTGGCGCTGGCGCAACGGCTGCTGGAAACCACCGCGCAGCCGATCGAACGCATCGCCGAACGCGCCGGCTTCGGCACGGCACTGTCCATGCGCCAGCACTTCGGCGCCGCGCTGCACACCACGCCGTCGCTGTACCGGCGCGAGTTCCGCGGGCGGTAA